A single window of Polyodon spathula isolate WHYD16114869_AA chromosome 2, ASM1765450v1, whole genome shotgun sequence DNA harbors:
- the LOC121300054 gene encoding BMP-2-inducible protein kinase-like isoform X2 yields the protein MKKFSRMPRSESGGLGGGSGSGSGSGVSNYIGRVFGVGRYQVTVEELIAEGGFSIVFLARTHSGVRCALKRMYVNSVPDLNICKQEIAIMKELSGHKNVVGYLDSAINTVGDSVWEVLILMEYCRAGQVVKQMNQRLQTGFTEPEVLRIFCDTCEAVARLHQCKTPIIHRDLKVENILLNDHGNYVLCDFGSATHKVLNPQKDGVTSVEDEIKKYTTLSYRAPEMINLYGGKPITTKADIWALGCLLFKLCFFSLPFGESQVAICDGTFIVPDNSKFSPKLHCLMRYMLEPDADNRPDIYQVSYFAFKMAGKDCPMPNISNSPIPATLPEPMTTSEAAAKKSMTKARITESIGPTETSIAPRQRPKAASNSANSNVLPIQNSVTPVKMTVPSGNISNGLKVVTGPGNGQSTPQTQGNIQPHRVLQQLQQGDLRLQQLQELHQQQQQQQRQQQIHQAYLQQYQQAVQQSLQLQQQHMLQQQMMMQPTYQQAHYAAMLQQYQQAFAHQQQQQQAQFFTSPQEFQTPLGTFAPALPTPVGTIVDLSVNNTRATMLDPEGAVGAPCQNMSNPPDMSGWNPFREDNFSKLTEDELLDREFDLLRASSSVKIPEHPAKDSGTSVKAERQAQHSKEHKGGKRSCPSGQQAHKGGEETDSDFESDPPSPKSSEEDEQEYEEALNSEHGEFNEDNDTEPENLGQRPLLMDSEEEVEEEEEKHSSDSDYEQRNGKFQVVGPVAEKLGVEAECVMSGESAATFITPPNSPGVGATASSQREVDVFGAVPFFGTGQQRSAAENVDIFAQAPFNLVTQDQGMDEFDVFSKAPFSRNLSKTGKPGEDSMAQTPPVSPDSVDVFGCTPFQPTEIGPVFGSKEDIFGQVPFDEVSTAQQLKMKQRSLQKLSSRQRRTKQENASGNGKRHHGTPTSGRKTSKSNFRTPERVRRHKKVGRRDSQSSNEFHSTSDSKENISVTLNDGKDKGSPMPTEETMLDPFGAKPFHPQEIVRHPQHQGLGDNRSELTNNGRPRTSSLHGAFHGGDSLKTDDFGAVPFTEMVVHSVMQQPPQVELDPFGAAPFPSKQ from the exons gTGGCTTTTCAATCGTGTTCCTTGCTCGGACCCACAGTGGTGTGCGCTGTGCTTTGAAGCGAATGTATGTGAACAGTGTACCTGATCTAAATATCTGCAAGCAGGAAATAGCAATCATG AAAGAGCTATCTGGTCATAAGAACGTTGTGGGATACTTGGACTCTGCCATTAATACAGTTGGTGATAGTGTTTGGGAAGTGCTCATTCTCATGGAGTATTGCAGAG CGGGCCAAGTTGTGAAGCAGATGAATCAGAGGTTGCagactggtttcacagagccAGAAGTCTTGAGGATATTTTGCGACACCTGTGAGGCAGTTGCCAGGTTACATCAGTGCAAAACTCCAATCATTCACAGGGATCTGAAG gtagaaaatattttattaaatgaccaTGGCAACTACGTCCTGTGCGACTTTGGCAGTGCCACGCATAAGGTTCTTAACCCACAGAAAGATGGTGTAACAAGCGTGGAGGACgaaataaaaaa GTATACAACGCTGTCATACAGAGCTCCAGAAATGATTAATCTTTATGGAGGGAAGCCAATCACCACTAAGGCTGATATATGG GCCCTTGGGTGCCTGTTGTTCAAGCTTTGTTTCTTCTCCCTTCCTTTTGGAGAGAGTCAAGTTGCAATCTGTGATGGAACCTTTATTGTCCCAGATAATTCCAAATTCTCCCCTAAATTGCACTGCCTAATGC GTTATATGCTTGAACCAGATGCAGATAACAGGCCTGATATCTACCAGGTCTCCTATTTTGCTTTTAAGATGGCTGGTAAAGACTGCCCAATGCCAAACATTTCT AACTCTCCTATCCCTGCAACACTTCCAGAGCCCATGACCACCAGTGAAGCAGCTGCTAAGAAGAGCATGACGAAAGCTAG AATAACTGAATCCATAGGACCAACAGAAACTTCAATCGCACCGAGACAAAGACCAAAGGCCGCTTCCAACTCTGCAAACTCAAATGTACTACCGATCCAGAACTCTGTAACTCCTGTGAAAATGACTGTTCCTTCTGGAAATATAAGCAACGGACTGAAAG TTGTGACCGGACCTGGAAATGGCCAGTCAACACCACAAACTCAAGGGAATATCCAGCCACACAGAGTGCTGCAACAGCTTCAGCAAGGAGACCTCCGCCTTCAGCAACTGCAAGAGTTacatcagcagcagcaacagcagcagcggcAACAACAAATCCACCAGGCTTACTTGCAACAG TATCAACAAGCAGTTCAACAGTCCTTACAACTCCAGCAGCAACATATGCTTCAGCAACAGATGATGATGCAGCCCACATATCAACAGGCTCATTATGCAGCTATG TTGCAGCAGTACCAACAAGCATTTGCAcatcagcagcaacagcagcaagcaCAGTTTTTCACCTCTCCACAGGAGTTCCAGACACCTTTAGGCACATTTGCTCCAGCCCTGCCAACTCCTGTTGGGACAATAGTTGATCTATCAGTCAATAACACAAG AGCTACCATGCTGGACCCTGAAGGTGCAGTGGGTGCCCCATGTCAGAATATGAGTAACCCACCAGACATGTCAGGCTGGAACCCCTTCAGAGAAGATAATTTCTCCAAGCTGACTGAAGATGAGCTGCTGGACAGGGAGTTTGACCTCCTCCGAGCAA GTTCCAGTGTGAAAATTCCTGAGCACCCAGCTAAAGACTCCGGCACCTCAGTAAAAGCTGAAAGGCAGGCACAGCACTCGAAAGAGCATAAAGGAGGAAAAAGAAGTTGCCCATCTGGGCAGCAGGCACATAAAGGTGGGGAAGAGACAGACAGTGACTTTGAGTCAGACCCTCCTTCTCCAAAGAGCAGTGAGGAAGATGAGCAGGAGTATGAGGAAGCACTGAACAGTGAGCACGGCGAGTTTAATGAAGACAACGATACAGAGCCCGAGAACTTGGGACAGCGGCCCCTGCTGATGGACTctgaggaggaggtggaggaagaggaagagaagcACAGCTCAGACTCAGACTACGAGCAGAGGAATGGAAAGTTTCAGGTTGTGGGTCCAGTGGCAGAGAAGCTTGGAGTCGAAGCAGAGTGTGTGATGAGTGGAGAGTCTGCAGCTACATTCATCACTCCCCCAAACTCCCCCGGTGTGGGGGCAACTGCATCTTCACAGAGAGAGGTGGATGTGTTTGGGGCGGTACCTTTCTTCGGAACTGGCCAGCAAAGAAGTGCAGCTGAAAATGTAGACATCTTTGCCCAGGCACCATTCAATTTGGTCACCCAAGATCAGGGCATGGATGAGTTTGATGTGTTCAGCAAAGCTCCGTTCAGTAGAAATTTATCTAAAACAGGCAAACCAGGAGAGGATTCAATGGCCCAGACACCACCAGTTTCGCCAGACAGTGTGGATGTGTTTGGCTGTACCCCTTTTCAGCCCACTGAAATAGGGCCAGTTTTTGGTAGCAAGGAGGACATTTTTGGACAGGTTCCCTTTGATGAAGTCTCTACTGCTCAGCAGCTGAAGATGAAACAGCGGAGTCTTCAAAAACTGTCTTCGAGACAGAGGCGCACAAAGCAGGAAAACGCAAGTGGCAACGGGAAGCGGCACCACGGCACTCCTACCAGTGGGAGGAAGACCTCAAAGTCAAACTTCCGCACCCCAGAGCGAGTCCGCAGGCACAAGAAAGTAGGCAGGAGGGATTCACAGAGCAGCAATGAGTTTCACAGCACATCGGACTCTAAGGAGAACATCAGTGTGACACTAAACGACGGAAAAGACAAAGGGTCACCCATGCCAACAGAAGAGACAATGTTGGATCCATTTGGTGCAAAGCCATTCCATCCGCAGGAAATAGTAAGGCACCCCCAGCACCAAGGGCTGGGTGATAACAGAAGTGAACTCACAAACAATGGAAGGCCTAGAACCAGTTCACTACACGGAGCATTTCATGGCGGAGATAGTCTTAAAACGGATGACTTTGGGGCTGTACCCTTCACAGAAATGGTAGTGCACAGTGTGATGCAACAACCTCCACAGGTGGAGTTAGATCCCTTTGGAGCAGCACCTTTCCCCTCCAAACAGTGA
- the LOC121300054 gene encoding BMP-2-inducible protein kinase-like isoform X1 has product MKKFSRMPRSESGGLGGGSGSGSGSGVSNYIGRVFGVGRYQVTVEELIAEGGFSIVFLARTHSGVRCALKRMYVNSVPDLNICKQEIAIMKELSGHKNVVGYLDSAINTVGDSVWEVLILMEYCRAGQVVKQMNQRLQTGFTEPEVLRIFCDTCEAVARLHQCKTPIIHRDLKVENILLNDHGNYVLCDFGSATHKVLNPQKDGVTSVEDEIKKYTTLSYRAPEMINLYGGKPITTKADIWALGCLLFKLCFFSLPFGESQVAICDGTFIVPDNSKFSPKLHCLMRYMLEPDADNRPDIYQVSYFAFKMAGKDCPMPNISNSPIPATLPEPMTTSEAAAKKSMTKARITESIGPTETSIAPRQRPKAASNSANSNVLPIQNSVTPVKMTVPSGNISNGLKVVTGPGNGQSTPQTQGNIQPHRVLQQLQQGDLRLQQLQELHQQQQQQQRQQQIHQAYLQQYQQAVQQSLQLQQQHMLQQQMMMQPTYQQAHYAAMLQQYQQAFAHQQQQQQAQFFTSPQEFQTPLGTFAPALPTPVGTIVDLSVNNTRATMLDPEGAVGAPCQNMSNPPDMSGWNPFREDNFSKLTEDELLDREFDLLRAKKPDERAAYLDASVEPRQSSRKPLLEDLFGSVPFVSNPGSSVKIPEHPAKDSGTSVKAERQAQHSKEHKGGKRSCPSGQQAHKGGEETDSDFESDPPSPKSSEEDEQEYEEALNSEHGEFNEDNDTEPENLGQRPLLMDSEEEVEEEEEKHSSDSDYEQRNGKFQVVGPVAEKLGVEAECVMSGESAATFITPPNSPGVGATASSQREVDVFGAVPFFGTGQQRSAAENVDIFAQAPFNLVTQDQGMDEFDVFSKAPFSRNLSKTGKPGEDSMAQTPPVSPDSVDVFGCTPFQPTEIGPVFGSKEDIFGQVPFDEVSTAQQLKMKQRSLQKLSSRQRRTKQENASGNGKRHHGTPTSGRKTSKSNFRTPERVRRHKKVGRRDSQSSNEFHSTSDSKENISVTLNDGKDKGSPMPTEETMLDPFGAKPFHPQEIVRHPQHQGLGDNRSELTNNGRPRTSSLHGAFHGGDSLKTDDFGAVPFTEMVVHSVMQQPPQVELDPFGAAPFPSKQ; this is encoded by the exons gTGGCTTTTCAATCGTGTTCCTTGCTCGGACCCACAGTGGTGTGCGCTGTGCTTTGAAGCGAATGTATGTGAACAGTGTACCTGATCTAAATATCTGCAAGCAGGAAATAGCAATCATG AAAGAGCTATCTGGTCATAAGAACGTTGTGGGATACTTGGACTCTGCCATTAATACAGTTGGTGATAGTGTTTGGGAAGTGCTCATTCTCATGGAGTATTGCAGAG CGGGCCAAGTTGTGAAGCAGATGAATCAGAGGTTGCagactggtttcacagagccAGAAGTCTTGAGGATATTTTGCGACACCTGTGAGGCAGTTGCCAGGTTACATCAGTGCAAAACTCCAATCATTCACAGGGATCTGAAG gtagaaaatattttattaaatgaccaTGGCAACTACGTCCTGTGCGACTTTGGCAGTGCCACGCATAAGGTTCTTAACCCACAGAAAGATGGTGTAACAAGCGTGGAGGACgaaataaaaaa GTATACAACGCTGTCATACAGAGCTCCAGAAATGATTAATCTTTATGGAGGGAAGCCAATCACCACTAAGGCTGATATATGG GCCCTTGGGTGCCTGTTGTTCAAGCTTTGTTTCTTCTCCCTTCCTTTTGGAGAGAGTCAAGTTGCAATCTGTGATGGAACCTTTATTGTCCCAGATAATTCCAAATTCTCCCCTAAATTGCACTGCCTAATGC GTTATATGCTTGAACCAGATGCAGATAACAGGCCTGATATCTACCAGGTCTCCTATTTTGCTTTTAAGATGGCTGGTAAAGACTGCCCAATGCCAAACATTTCT AACTCTCCTATCCCTGCAACACTTCCAGAGCCCATGACCACCAGTGAAGCAGCTGCTAAGAAGAGCATGACGAAAGCTAG AATAACTGAATCCATAGGACCAACAGAAACTTCAATCGCACCGAGACAAAGACCAAAGGCCGCTTCCAACTCTGCAAACTCAAATGTACTACCGATCCAGAACTCTGTAACTCCTGTGAAAATGACTGTTCCTTCTGGAAATATAAGCAACGGACTGAAAG TTGTGACCGGACCTGGAAATGGCCAGTCAACACCACAAACTCAAGGGAATATCCAGCCACACAGAGTGCTGCAACAGCTTCAGCAAGGAGACCTCCGCCTTCAGCAACTGCAAGAGTTacatcagcagcagcaacagcagcagcggcAACAACAAATCCACCAGGCTTACTTGCAACAG TATCAACAAGCAGTTCAACAGTCCTTACAACTCCAGCAGCAACATATGCTTCAGCAACAGATGATGATGCAGCCCACATATCAACAGGCTCATTATGCAGCTATG TTGCAGCAGTACCAACAAGCATTTGCAcatcagcagcaacagcagcaagcaCAGTTTTTCACCTCTCCACAGGAGTTCCAGACACCTTTAGGCACATTTGCTCCAGCCCTGCCAACTCCTGTTGGGACAATAGTTGATCTATCAGTCAATAACACAAG AGCTACCATGCTGGACCCTGAAGGTGCAGTGGGTGCCCCATGTCAGAATATGAGTAACCCACCAGACATGTCAGGCTGGAACCCCTTCAGAGAAGATAATTTCTCCAAGCTGACTGAAGATGAGCTGCTGGACAGGGAGTTTGACCTCCTCCGAGCAA AGAAACCTGACGAAAGGGCAGCGTATCTAGATGCTAGTGTGGAGCCTCGCCAGTCGTCACGGAAGCCTCTCCTGGAGGACCTCTTTGGCTCTGTACCCTTTGTTTCCAATCCAG GTTCCAGTGTGAAAATTCCTGAGCACCCAGCTAAAGACTCCGGCACCTCAGTAAAAGCTGAAAGGCAGGCACAGCACTCGAAAGAGCATAAAGGAGGAAAAAGAAGTTGCCCATCTGGGCAGCAGGCACATAAAGGTGGGGAAGAGACAGACAGTGACTTTGAGTCAGACCCTCCTTCTCCAAAGAGCAGTGAGGAAGATGAGCAGGAGTATGAGGAAGCACTGAACAGTGAGCACGGCGAGTTTAATGAAGACAACGATACAGAGCCCGAGAACTTGGGACAGCGGCCCCTGCTGATGGACTctgaggaggaggtggaggaagaggaagagaagcACAGCTCAGACTCAGACTACGAGCAGAGGAATGGAAAGTTTCAGGTTGTGGGTCCAGTGGCAGAGAAGCTTGGAGTCGAAGCAGAGTGTGTGATGAGTGGAGAGTCTGCAGCTACATTCATCACTCCCCCAAACTCCCCCGGTGTGGGGGCAACTGCATCTTCACAGAGAGAGGTGGATGTGTTTGGGGCGGTACCTTTCTTCGGAACTGGCCAGCAAAGAAGTGCAGCTGAAAATGTAGACATCTTTGCCCAGGCACCATTCAATTTGGTCACCCAAGATCAGGGCATGGATGAGTTTGATGTGTTCAGCAAAGCTCCGTTCAGTAGAAATTTATCTAAAACAGGCAAACCAGGAGAGGATTCAATGGCCCAGACACCACCAGTTTCGCCAGACAGTGTGGATGTGTTTGGCTGTACCCCTTTTCAGCCCACTGAAATAGGGCCAGTTTTTGGTAGCAAGGAGGACATTTTTGGACAGGTTCCCTTTGATGAAGTCTCTACTGCTCAGCAGCTGAAGATGAAACAGCGGAGTCTTCAAAAACTGTCTTCGAGACAGAGGCGCACAAAGCAGGAAAACGCAAGTGGCAACGGGAAGCGGCACCACGGCACTCCTACCAGTGGGAGGAAGACCTCAAAGTCAAACTTCCGCACCCCAGAGCGAGTCCGCAGGCACAAGAAAGTAGGCAGGAGGGATTCACAGAGCAGCAATGAGTTTCACAGCACATCGGACTCTAAGGAGAACATCAGTGTGACACTAAACGACGGAAAAGACAAAGGGTCACCCATGCCAACAGAAGAGACAATGTTGGATCCATTTGGTGCAAAGCCATTCCATCCGCAGGAAATAGTAAGGCACCCCCAGCACCAAGGGCTGGGTGATAACAGAAGTGAACTCACAAACAATGGAAGGCCTAGAACCAGTTCACTACACGGAGCATTTCATGGCGGAGATAGTCTTAAAACGGATGACTTTGGGGCTGTACCCTTCACAGAAATGGTAGTGCACAGTGTGATGCAACAACCTCCACAGGTGGAGTTAGATCCCTTTGGAGCAGCACCTTTCCCCTCCAAACAGTGA